A single genomic interval of Planctomycetaceae bacterium harbors:
- the asrC gene encoding sulfite reductase subunit C, which yields MDLNTKSVIRNAWRITSQRGRTCLRIRVPGGHLPAELMTDIQQIAQQYGNGSVHITTRQGFEVPGIRFEDMAAVNRRMQPILDALEVAIGVPMGQRGSGYPAAGTRNVAACIGSRVCPFANYDTTALAARIERQVYPNHRHLKIACTGCPNDCIKAHLQDFGILGQTDVQLDAARCIGCEACQKNCKARVTDALEMRHGRPVRDADQCIGCGECVLKCPTGAWRRSATKYYRMIILGRTGKKNPRLAATFLEWATEEVILAVLRNVYPFIETHIDNRLPKEHLGYIVDRVGYETFKNALLKGVTLNDKAVVAGELHFAGYRHRPQTHEPRHEPSGR from the coding sequence CTGGACCTCAATACAAAGTCGGTGATCCGCAACGCCTGGCGCATCACCTCGCAGCGCGGCCGGACCTGCCTGCGCATCCGTGTTCCCGGCGGGCATCTGCCGGCCGAGCTGATGACCGACATCCAGCAGATCGCCCAGCAGTACGGCAACGGCAGCGTCCATATCACCACGCGGCAGGGCTTTGAAGTGCCGGGAATCCGCTTCGAGGACATGGCGGCTGTCAACCGCCGCATGCAGCCGATCCTCGACGCCCTGGAGGTCGCCATCGGCGTGCCGATGGGGCAGCGCGGTTCGGGCTATCCTGCCGCGGGCACGCGGAACGTGGCGGCGTGCATCGGCAGCCGCGTGTGCCCGTTCGCCAACTACGACACGACGGCGCTGGCGGCGCGGATCGAGCGGCAGGTGTATCCCAATCACCGCCACCTCAAGATCGCATGCACCGGCTGCCCCAATGACTGCATCAAGGCGCACCTGCAGGATTTCGGCATCCTGGGCCAGACCGACGTGCAACTGGACGCCGCCCGCTGCATCGGCTGCGAGGCCTGCCAGAAGAACTGCAAGGCGCGCGTGACCGACGCGCTGGAAATGCGGCACGGTCGGCCGGTGCGCGACGCGGACCAGTGCATCGGCTGCGGCGAGTGCGTGCTCAAGTGTCCCACCGGCGCCTGGCGGCGCAGCGCCACGAAGTACTACCGCATGATCATCCTGGGACGCACCGGCAAAAAGAACCCGCGCCTGGCCGCGACGTTCCTCGAGTGGGCGACCGAAGAAGTGATCCTGGCCGTGCTGCGCAACGTCTACCCGTTTATCGAGACGCACATCGACAACCGCCTGCCCAAGGAACACCTGGGCTACATCGTCGACCGCGTCGGCTACGAAACGTTCAAGAACGCCCTGCTCAAGGGCGTGACCCTCAACGACAAGGCCGTGGTGGCCGGCGAACTGCACTTCGCCGGATATCGCCATCGGCCGCAGACCCACGAGCCCAGGCATGAACCAAGCGGTAGATAA
- a CDS encoding sulfatase: MHASQSISRRTFLQVSGAAAAAAILGRVAAGADLPGAKRPNIVFLLADQWRGCATGYAGDPNVKTPCLDRLAGQSVNFSTAVSVCPVCTPYRAALMTGRYPTSTGMFLNDLHLPDREVCMGEIFAAAGYDTAYIGKWHLDGHGRGAYIPPARRQGFEYWKAAECDHNYPHSHYYTGQSQEKKFWDGYDAFAQTADARQYIRGRAASKKPFLLVVSYGSPHFPHGTAPKRYKDLYPPEKLKLNPNVPTAMRQRVLGELPGYYGHCSAVDECVGQVVQTLADAGVADNTILIFTSDHGEMMGAQGIAPCTKQVPWDESCRVPFLMRYPARKIAGGRTVATPINTPDILPTLLGLAGVAVPKSVEGEDVSALAAGGRENAGRAALYMSVSPFSGALRHAYRAIRTSRYTYVRSEEAPWLMYDNQADPWQMSNLANKPEHAALQKQLDDQLHAQLKKAGDDFKPRQQYIARWGYKLAPHGSIDYGGAGKR, encoded by the coding sequence ATGCACGCATCGCAGTCCATTTCGCGCCGCACATTTCTGCAGGTTTCTGGCGCTGCTGCGGCGGCCGCAATTCTTGGGCGGGTTGCCGCGGGGGCGGACTTGCCGGGGGCGAAGAGGCCTAACATCGTTTTTCTGCTGGCAGATCAGTGGCGGGGCTGCGCCACCGGGTACGCGGGCGACCCTAACGTCAAGACGCCTTGTCTTGATCGGCTGGCGGGGCAGAGCGTCAATTTTTCCACGGCCGTCTCGGTCTGCCCGGTCTGCACGCCGTACCGGGCGGCCTTGATGACCGGGCGATATCCCACCTCGACGGGCATGTTCCTCAACGACCTGCACCTGCCCGATCGGGAAGTGTGCATGGGCGAGATTTTCGCGGCGGCGGGGTACGACACGGCGTACATCGGCAAGTGGCACCTCGACGGCCACGGGCGCGGGGCGTATATTCCGCCAGCTCGGCGGCAGGGGTTCGAGTACTGGAAGGCGGCTGAGTGCGACCACAACTATCCGCACTCGCACTATTACACCGGCCAGTCGCAGGAGAAGAAGTTCTGGGACGGCTACGACGCCTTCGCTCAGACGGCCGACGCGCGGCAGTACATCCGTGGCCGCGCGGCCTCCAAGAAACCTTTCCTGCTGGTGGTCTCGTACGGGTCGCCGCACTTCCCGCACGGCACGGCGCCGAAGCGGTACAAGGATCTGTACCCGCCGGAGAAGCTCAAGCTCAACCCCAACGTACCGACGGCCATGCGGCAGCGCGTGCTGGGGGAACTGCCCGGCTACTACGGGCACTGCTCGGCCGTGGACGAGTGCGTAGGCCAGGTGGTGCAGACGCTGGCCGATGCGGGCGTGGCCGACAACACGATCCTGATCTTCACCTCCGACCATGGCGAGATGATGGGCGCTCAGGGCATAGCCCCGTGCACCAAGCAGGTGCCCTGGGACGAGTCCTGCCGCGTGCCGTTCCTGATGCGCTACCCCGCGCGGAAGATCGCCGGCGGCCGCACCGTCGCAACGCCGATCAACACGCCGGACATTTTGCCGACGCTGCTGGGTCTGGCGGGCGTGGCTGTACCCAAAAGCGTCGAGGGCGAGGACGTGTCGGCCCTGGCGGCGGGCGGGCGCGAGAACGCCGGCCGCGCGGCGTTGTATATGTCGGTCTCGCCCTTCTCCGGAGCCTTGCGGCATGCTTACCGCGCGATCCGCACCTCGCGATATACCTACGTGCGAAGCGAAGAAGCCCCGTGGCTGATGTACGACAATCAGGCCGACCCCTGGCAGATGAGCAACCTGGCGAACAAACCCGAGCACGCCGCGCTGCAGAAACAGCTCGACGATCAGCTTCACGCACAACTCAAGAAGGCCGGCGACGACTTCAAGCCGCGCCAGCAGTACATTGCCAGATGGGGCTATAAGCTGGCCCCCCACGGCAGCATCGACTACGGCGGCGCCGGGAAACGGTGA
- the asrB gene encoding anaerobic sulfite reductase subunit AsrB, with translation MCRNPYVPQISQVLDIHRETAVDWTFRLAWDAEPAAGQFFEVSLPGLGEAPISVSDFGPGYIEMTIRKVGRVTGGLFALAPGERLFLRGPYGCGFPLERFAGRHLVIAAGGTGVAPVKPVIKHFLSHGEGLAGLDVLIGFKSPHDILFRQEVLAWQSRAGVVLTVDHAEAGWTGPVGLVTQTIPDLPLPDKANVAAIVVGPPAMMKHTIAALQARGLQGDQIWVSYERRMSCGLGKCGHCKINDKYVCLEGPVFSFAQAQGLKD, from the coding sequence GTGTGCCGGAATCCGTACGTACCGCAGATTTCGCAGGTGCTGGACATCCATCGCGAGACGGCTGTGGATTGGACCTTCCGCCTGGCGTGGGACGCCGAACCGGCGGCGGGGCAGTTCTTCGAGGTATCGCTGCCGGGCCTGGGCGAGGCGCCGATCTCGGTGAGCGACTTTGGCCCGGGGTACATCGAGATGACGATCCGCAAGGTCGGGCGCGTGACGGGCGGGCTCTTCGCCCTGGCGCCGGGGGAGCGGTTGTTCCTTCGCGGACCGTACGGGTGCGGATTTCCTCTGGAGCGTTTTGCCGGGCGGCACCTGGTGATTGCGGCCGGCGGAACGGGCGTGGCGCCGGTCAAGCCGGTGATCAAGCACTTCCTCTCGCACGGCGAGGGTCTGGCGGGGCTGGATGTTCTGATCGGGTTCAAGTCGCCGCACGATATCCTGTTTCGCCAGGAGGTGCTGGCGTGGCAGTCGCGAGCGGGCGTGGTGCTGACGGTCGATCACGCCGAGGCGGGCTGGACCGGGCCGGTGGGGCTGGTGACGCAGACGATCCCGGACCTGCCCCTGCCCGACAAGGCCAACGTGGCGGCCATCGTCGTGGGCCCGCCGGCGATGATGAAGCACACGATCGCGGCCCTGCAGGCTCGCGGCCTGCAAGGCGATCAGATCTGGGTTTCGTACGAGCGGCGGATGTCGTGCGGGCTGGGTAAGTGCGGGCACTGCAAGATCAACGACAAGTACGTATGCCTCGAGGGCCCCGTGTTCAGCTTCGCCCAGGCCCAAGGGCTGAAGGACTGA
- a CDS encoding formate/nitrite transporter family protein, giving the protein MNQAVDNLAELAVTKIRTLDSSPARVFVSAMLAGVYVGFGIVLIFSIGAPLQAAGSPAVRLAMGASFGVALTLVIFAGSELFTGNNMIMTIGCLRRRIGWGQMMRAWTVCYAGNLAGSLALAALMAMSGLSRGAVGEFVTATAAAKMSAPAAELFARGVLCNMLVCLAIWTASRTKSDAAKLGLIFWCLFAFIGSGFEHSIANMTLLGWSLLIPHGPAVSWAGLAANLIPVTAGNILGGAFFVGAAYAYIGSSKKAEAKAAPQQSPDHPCAAGCIENP; this is encoded by the coding sequence ATGAACCAAGCGGTAGATAATCTGGCGGAACTGGCAGTGACGAAGATCCGGACCCTGGACAGCAGCCCGGCGCGGGTGTTCGTCTCGGCCATGTTGGCCGGAGTGTACGTGGGGTTCGGGATCGTGCTGATCTTTTCGATCGGCGCGCCGCTGCAGGCGGCCGGCTCGCCCGCGGTGCGACTGGCGATGGGGGCTTCGTTCGGCGTGGCGCTGACGCTGGTGATCTTCGCCGGGTCGGAACTGTTCACCGGCAACAATATGATCATGACGATCGGCTGCCTGAGGCGCCGGATCGGGTGGGGGCAGATGATGCGGGCCTGGACGGTCTGCTACGCCGGGAACCTGGCCGGTTCGCTGGCGCTGGCGGCCCTGATGGCGATGTCCGGACTGTCGCGCGGGGCGGTGGGGGAGTTCGTCACCGCGACGGCGGCCGCCAAGATGAGCGCCCCGGCCGCGGAATTGTTCGCCCGCGGCGTGCTGTGCAACATGCTGGTGTGCCTGGCGATCTGGACGGCCAGCCGCACCAAAAGCGACGCGGCCAAGCTGGGTCTGATCTTCTGGTGCCTCTTTGCGTTTATCGGTTCGGGGTTCGAGCACAGCATCGCCAACATGACGCTGCTGGGCTGGAGCCTGCTGATCCCGCACGGCCCCGCCGTCTCCTGGGCAGGCCTGGCCGCCAACTTGATCCCCGTGACAGCCGGCAACATCCTGGGCGGCGCATTCTTCGTCGGGGCCGCCTACGCGTACATTGGATCAAGCAAGAAGGCTGAAGCCAAAGCCGCCCCCCAGCAATCGCCCGACCATCCATGCGCCGCAGGTTGTATCGAGAACCCCTGA
- a CDS encoding PEP-CTERM sorting domain-containing protein encodes MSRNVGLMIAFAAVLAVAGVTEGAPIPVSSYAPVGSTVLNHTFAPDPDRVKLTDGVFPTGLTYSSAGWVGFGTSVKYVTLDFDLGSVNTVGSVEVYYLCADADLARPSRMRVYGSTDGTFAGTGWGSNSDAGLPTTAADFGVANFPDTYKFGNPSTRSAQDVLLTLTTPLNARYVRVVFDHFTNGTLDGNNLWVGEVGFFQPIPEPATLALLSMGALALIRRRRA; translated from the coding sequence ATGAGTAGGAACGTTGGCTTGATGATAGCTTTCGCGGCTGTACTTGCTGTTGCGGGTGTGACTGAGGGTGCCCCGATTCCGGTATCCAGCTATGCTCCTGTCGGGAGCACCGTGCTGAACCACACTTTTGCCCCGGACCCTGACAGAGTGAAACTGACCGATGGGGTCTTTCCAACAGGCCTGACCTACAGCTCTGCCGGTTGGGTCGGGTTTGGAACTTCAGTGAAATACGTCACCTTGGATTTCGACCTCGGGTCAGTCAACACGGTCGGCTCGGTGGAGGTCTACTACCTTTGCGCCGATGCCGATCTGGCAAGGCCCAGCCGGATGCGGGTCTATGGCAGCACGGATGGAACCTTCGCCGGGACAGGCTGGGGCAGCAACAGTGACGCGGGCCTGCCGACGACAGCGGCCGACTTCGGCGTGGCCAACTTTCCAGACACATATAAGTTCGGCAATCCCTCCACCCGCAGTGCACAGGATGTCCTGCTGACACTGACAACGCCGCTCAATGCCCGATATGTGCGCGTGGTATTCGATCATTTCACCAACGGGACATTGGACGGCAATAACCTGTGGGTGGGCGAAGTGGGATTCTTCCAGCCCATCCCCGAGCCGGCGACGCTGGCCCTGCTGTCGATGGGCGCCTTGGCGCTGATCCGCCGTCGTCGAGCCTGA